One stretch of Desulfocurvus vexinensis DSM 17965 DNA includes these proteins:
- a CDS encoding type II toxin-antitoxin system HicA family toxin has product MTSREVIRKLEQAGFQKVGQRGSHLKLRHPDGRTVIVPDPRKDIKLGTLRSIERQAGVPLLPTRPPRGTS; this is encoded by the coding sequence CAGCCGCGAAGTCATCCGCAAACTGGAGCAGGCCGGATTTCAAAAGGTCGGGCAGCGTGGCAGTCATTTGAAGTTGCGCCATCCGGACGGCAGGACGGTGATCGTTCCGGACCCGCGCAAGGACATCAAGCTTGGGACTCTGCGCAGCATCGAGCGGCAGGCGGGCGTCCCGCTCCTGCCCACGCGGCCCCCGCGAGGTACGTCATGA